Proteins found in one Mangifera indica cultivar Alphonso chromosome 15, CATAS_Mindica_2.1, whole genome shotgun sequence genomic segment:
- the LOC123197901 gene encoding glutathione S-transferase DHAR3, chloroplastic isoform X1 has protein sequence MSTFRFQPTTTCAISSTIKHLGFNRRFPHSNCAVFRRPRNFTIMAASIDPLEICVKASVTTPNKLGDCPFCQRVLLTMEEKHLPYDMKLVDLSNKPEWFLKVSPEGKVPVIKLDEKWLPDSDVITQSLEEKFPDPPLLTPPEKASVGSKIFSSFIGFLKSKDATDGTEQALINELSSFDNYIKENGPFINGEKISAADLSLGPKLYHLEIALGHYKKWSVPDSLQFVKSYMQNIFSKDSFIKTRALPEDVIAGWRPKVLG, from the exons ATGTCTACTTTCAGATTTCAGCCTACCACAACATGCGCTATCTCTTCAACGATTAAGCACTTAGGCTTCAATCGCCGCTTTCCTCACAGCAACTGCGCTGTTTTCAGGCGACCTCGAAACTTCACAATTATGGCGGCCTCTATTGATCCTCTGGAAATTTGTGTCAAAGCTTCCGTCACCACTCCTAACAAACTCGGCGATT GTCCATTTTGCCAAAGGGTATTGCTTACTATGGAGGAAAAGCATCTACCTTATGACATGAAGTTGGTAGATTTGAGTAACAAGCCAGAATG GTTCTTAAAGGTCAGTCCAGAAGGTAAGGTTCCTGTTATTAAACTTGATGAAAAGTGGCTTCCAGATTCAGATGTTATTACACAGTCATTGGAAGAAAAGTTCCCTGATCCACCCTTGTTAACCCCACCTGAGAAGGCTTCAGT TGGATCAAAGATCTTCTCCTCATTCATTGGTTTTCTAAAAAGCAAAGATGCCACTGATGGAACTGAGCAGGCATTAATTAATGAACTGAGttcatttgataattatatcaAAGAAAAT GGCCCTTTTATCAATGGGGAGAAGATTTCTGCTGCGGATTTGTCATTGGGCCCCAAGCTATACCATCTAGAAATTGCACTGGGGCATTATAAGAAATGGTCAGTTCCAGATTCACTTCAGTTTGTGAAGTCTTACATGCAG AACATTTTCTCGAAGGACTCATTTATTAAAACACGAGCACTTCCAGAAGATGTCATTGCTGGTTGGCGTCCCAAAGTTCTTGGTTAA
- the LOC123197610 gene encoding pentatricopeptide repeat-containing protein At1g66345, mitochondrial produces the protein MKILRQRIQCLISSSLNTSKFIHVSTETKCNTVVTAMCDSLRRGLNWDTLSKQFSSVELNDSIVEKVLLKLKDPIDAKCALGFFHWSAQRKHYQHNLWSYCATIHVLVRAQMLIDARGLIESVLKKHVVDNSRFMVDSLLSSYEVMESSPLVFDLLVQAYAKMRMFEVSFDVCCYLEEHGFSLSLISFNTLIHFVTKSDKVCLVWSIYEYMLQNRRYPNEMTIRSLISALCKEGKLQTYVDMLDRIHGKRCSPSVIVNTSLIFRIIEDGRIEGGVVLLKRMLQKNTILDTIAYSLIVYAKIKLGNLESALEVYEEMLKRGFSANSFVHTTFIGAYCKEGKIEKANFLMQEMENMGLNLYDETFNLIIEGCAKVNRVEESISKFEKMMGRGLLPSCSAFNEMIGKLCETGNTEQANAMLTPLLDKGFSPNEITYSHLIAGYAKTCRIQEMLKLFYEMESRSLSPTLQVYTLLIRCFCQCAKLEEADKYLREMKNRSLVPGVEIYEAIIDSLFERGDKARALHFHNEMISKGLKPSCSYFYGTTSERG, from the coding sequence ATGAAGATACTTCGTCAAAGAATTCAATGCTTAATCTCCTCATCTCTCAACACCTCCAAATTTATTCACGTCTCCACAGAAACAAAGTGCAACACAGTTGTCACTGCCATGTGTGATTCTTTAAGACGAGGCTTGAATTGGGACACGCTTTCCAAGCAGTTCAGTTCTGTTGAGTTAAACGATTCTATTGTTGAGAAAGTCTTGCTGAAACTAAAGGACCCGATTGATGCTAAATGCGCTCTGGGTTTCTTTCACTGGTCAGCCCAAAGGAAGCACTATCAACACAACCTTTGGTCTTATTGTGCCACAATTCATGTTTTGGTTAGAGCCCAGATGCTCATTGATGCTCGTGGGTTAATTGAATCAGTTTTGAAGAAACATGTAGTTGATAATTCAAGATTCATGGTTGATTCATTGCTCAGTAGTTATGAAGTTATGGAGTCAAGTCCACttgtgtttgatttgttagTCCAGGCTTATGCTAAAATGAGAATGTTTGAGGTTTCTTTTGATGTCTGTTGCTACTTGGAAGAGCATGGGTTTTCTTTAAGTTTAATAAGTTTCAATACTTTGATTCATTTTGTTACAAAATCTGATAAAGTTTGTCTAGTGTGGAGTATCTATGAGTACATGTTGCAAAACAGAAGATATCCAAATGAAATGACAATCAGAAGTTTGATTAGTGCATTGTGCAAAGAAGGGAAATTGCAAACTTATGTGGACATGTTGGATAGGATACATGGAAAGAGATGTTCTCCTTCAGTGATCGTTAATACCAGTCTAATTTTTAGGATTATAGAAGATGGAAGAATTGAGGGTGGTGTGGTACTCTTGAAGAGAATGCTACAAAAGAACACGATTCTTGATACAATTGCGTACTCATTAATTGTCTATGCTAAGATAAAACTTGGGAATTTGGAGTCAGCACTGGAAGTGTATGAAGAAATGCTTAAGAGAGGATTTAGTGCAAATTCTTTTGTGCATACTACATTTATAGGAGCCTATTGTAAGGAAGGGAAAATTGAAAAAGCAAATTTCTTAATGCAAGAAATGGAAAACATGGGCTTGAACCTGTATGATGAAACCTTTAATCTTATAATTGAGGGTTGTGCAAAGGTAAATAGAGTGGAAGAAAGTATTAGCAAGTTTGAGAAAATGATGGGAAGAGGACTTCTTCCCAGCTGTTCAGCGTTCAATGAGATGATAGGAAAGTTATGTGAAACCGGGAATACAGAACAGGCCAATGCAATGTTAACTCCTTTGTTAGATAAAGGGTTTTCTCCTAATGAGATTACATACTCTCATCTTATAGCTGGCTATGCCAAAACATGCAGAATTCAAGAAATGTTGAAGCTTTTCTATGAGATGGAGTCAAGGTCACTTTCTCCAACATTGCAGGTTTACACATTGTTAATTAGGTGCTTTTGTCAATGTGCGAAACTAGAGGAAGCAGATAAGTATttaagagaaatgaaaaatcGGTCACTAGTCCCTGGTGTTGAAATCTATGAAGCAATTATTGATAGCCTCTTTGAAAGGGGAGATAAAGCAAGGGCTCTTCACTTCCATAATGAGATGATTTCTAAAGGATTGAAGCCCAGTTGTTCATACTTCTATGGTACTACCTCAGAGAGAGGCTAG
- the LOC123197901 gene encoding glutathione S-transferase DHAR3, chloroplastic isoform X2, which produces MSTFRFQPTTTCAISSTIKHLGFNRRFPHSNCAVFRRPRNFTIMAASIDPLEICVKASVTTPNKLGDCPFCQRVLLTMEEKHLPYDMKLVDLSNKPEWFLKVSPEGKVPVIKLDEKWLPDSDVITQSLEEKFPDPPLLTPPEKASVGSKIFSSFIGFLKSKDATDGTEQALINELSSFDNYIKENNIFSKDSFIKTRALPEDVIAGWRPKVLG; this is translated from the exons ATGTCTACTTTCAGATTTCAGCCTACCACAACATGCGCTATCTCTTCAACGATTAAGCACTTAGGCTTCAATCGCCGCTTTCCTCACAGCAACTGCGCTGTTTTCAGGCGACCTCGAAACTTCACAATTATGGCGGCCTCTATTGATCCTCTGGAAATTTGTGTCAAAGCTTCCGTCACCACTCCTAACAAACTCGGCGATT GTCCATTTTGCCAAAGGGTATTGCTTACTATGGAGGAAAAGCATCTACCTTATGACATGAAGTTGGTAGATTTGAGTAACAAGCCAGAATG GTTCTTAAAGGTCAGTCCAGAAGGTAAGGTTCCTGTTATTAAACTTGATGAAAAGTGGCTTCCAGATTCAGATGTTATTACACAGTCATTGGAAGAAAAGTTCCCTGATCCACCCTTGTTAACCCCACCTGAGAAGGCTTCAGT TGGATCAAAGATCTTCTCCTCATTCATTGGTTTTCTAAAAAGCAAAGATGCCACTGATGGAACTGAGCAGGCATTAATTAATGAACTGAGttcatttgataattatatcaAAGAAAAT AACATTTTCTCGAAGGACTCATTTATTAAAACACGAGCACTTCCAGAAGATGTCATTGCTGGTTGGCGTCCCAAAGTTCTTGGTTAA